The sequence below is a genomic window from Thiomonas sp. FB-Cd.
CAATCGGTCAACGAAGGCTGGGTCCAGTCCCGCGGCGCGCGCCGCGTCCACGTCGTGCGCGTTGGCCGCGCGCAAGTCAGCGGCCTGGGCACGGATCATCCCCGCCAGAGCCTGCAGCGCGGCATTCTTCGCAGCGGTGCTGGCGCGCGCCATACCGCGCGAGGCGGCGCGAGCGCGGACGCCGAGATCGATGACCAAGGCGTGTGTGGAATCGGTGGCAAGCGACATGGCATTATTTCGAGAGGGTCCGCCATTGTCGCAAACTGCAGCCCACTTCGGTGCCGTGGCGCGCGCGTGCCAGCACGCGAATCGTCGAAGCCCATCGCAAAACTGGACCGCGCGCTCAACACGATCCGCCATACCGCCTTGCCGCGCAGGCCTCCGAGCCCTTGTGCGCGCTCGCCATTCCGCGCCAACATCCGGCGCGACAAATCATGACTCGCAACGCGCAGGGAAAGCCGCTTGGGTGCGCACGATAAACAGCAAAACACGTTCGGGCACCCCTGCTGGCCTGCGGCCGCGGGGGCAGTGCCTTTGCTCGGCATTCAGGCCGCGATCGCCTCCACCGCCTTGCCGAGCACTTTGGCGATCGGGGTGTAGGGAAGATTCAAAGCCTGTGCCACTGCAGGGTGCGTGATGCGCCCGGCCTGAACGTTCAACCCATGACCCAGATGCGCATCCTCGGCGCAGGCCTGTTTCCAGCCCTTGTTCGCCAACGCCAGGGTAAACGGCAGGGTGGCGTTGTTCAGGGCATAGGTGGACGTGCGTGCAACGGCGCCCGGCATATTGGCGACGCAGTAGTGCACGATGCCGTCCACCACGTAAGTGGGCTCGTCGTGGGTGGTGGCATGCGAGGTGCTGAAGCATCCTCCCTGGTCAATGGCGACATCCACAATCACAGCGCCAGGGCGCATGCGGGCGAGCTGCTCGCGACGGATGAGCTTGGGCGCAGCCGCGCCTGGCACCAAGACCGCGCCCACGATCAGATCGGCCTGGGTGACGGCCATATCCAGCGCGTGAAGGGTGGAGTATTGGGTGTTGACGCGCCCATCGAAGAGTTCGTCGAGTTGGCGCAGACGCGGCAACGATTTGTCGAATACGGTAACGCGCGCACCCAGCCCGACGGCCATGCGCGCCGCATGGGTGCCCACGGTGCCACCGCCAATGACCACAACATCGCCCGGCGCCACGCCAGGCACGCCACCCAGCAGCACGCCACGCCCGCCGCTTGCCTTTTGCAGCGCGACTGCACCCACCTGGATGGCCATGCGCCCGGCCACCTCACTCATCGGCGCCAGCAGCGGCAGACCACCGTGGGCATCGGTGACGGTTTCATAGGCTATCGCAGTGCAGCCGCTTTGCAGCAACAAGCCCGCCTGGTCCGGGTCCGGAGCCAGGTGCAGATAAGTGAAAAGCACCTGATCCTGACGCAGCATGCGGCATTCATCGGGCTGCGGCTCCTTCACCTTGACGATCATCTCAGCCTGGGCGAAAACACTCGCCGCGTCGGATGCGATTTGCGCGCCCGCGGCTTGGTACGCCGCATCGTCTGCGCCGATGCCGGCTCCTGCACCCGTCTGCACCAGGACCCGATGGCCGTGGTGCGTGAGTTCACGCACGGCGTCGGGTGTTAGACCGACACGGTATTCGTGCACCTTGATTTCCTTGGGAACGCCGACATGCATGAGATTGCTCCTGTTGATCACTCGTTATGCGCCGCTGTCTTCGCATGGCGCCACGGTAGAAGTATCGGCCTGATCGCGCGCAACGCGGTTGCAAGATCGGTACGAACTTTCCCGAAGTTACGCACGATTTGATTGATTAAAAGGAAAACGTTGGCTTCTAATTGCGCATAATTCCATTTTTGCGCGCGAATGATTGAACTCGACCACCATGACCGCGCCATCCTCGGCATCCTGCAAACGGACGCGAGCGTGGCCAACGCCACGCTCGCGGATCGGGTTGGGCTGTCTGCCTCGGCCTGCCTGCGCCGTGTGCAGCGCCTTGAGCGCGATGGGGTGATCGCGCGCGTGGTTGCGCTGCTCGACGCCTGCGCCATCGGCCGGGCCACCACGGTATTCATTGAAGTGACACTGGATAGTCAGCGCGAGGAAGTCCTGGGTGCGTTTGAACGCGCCGCCGCTGGCTGCCCCGACATCCTTGAATGCCACCTCATGGCTGGAGATTTCGACTACCTGCTGCGCATTGCGGTCAATGGCCCGCAGGAGTACGAGCGCCTGCACAAGCAGGAACTCTCGCGCCTGCCCCACGTGGTGCGGATCAAGAGCAGCTTTGCGCTGCGCACCGTGGTCAAGCGCACGGACTATCCACTTTGAGCGCCGCGGCGCACGCGCCGCTCAGTGCGTGAGGCGGCGCATGATGTGCACGTAGTAGCCAATGCGCGCCGCACTTTGCTCCAACCCGGCGCGGCTGTGCTCCACCATGAACAGCTCCTCCACCGCACCCCCACGCGCGTGGACGCGCCCGCTCAAGCGATACGTCGCGCGGGCCGGCAATTGCTCGCCTGCGACGAGCGCGATATAGCCTTGGCCGTCATCGTCAACGACGATGGCGTCAAATCCATGCGCCTCGGCCACGGCCTGGATGGTCACAGGCTCAAGCCTGCACATGCCCAGATGGTCGATGTAAACCTGCGCGATGCGCGCCAAGCGATCCGCGGCTGCGGGGTCGTTCAAAGCCAGGCTGGCGCCTGCCACGCCAACGCTCTTGGATGAAATCGTCTGGGCCATGATCTGTGTCCTTCGCTGCTGTTGGGAACCCGGCGAGCGGCTCTCATGGCCGATCACCCTGGTCCGCACTTTAGGAAGGACGTGAGCAGACGTCCGTGAACGATTTCACGAAAACGCTGAAAACCTTCGGGGCCGTGCCGGCAGCCCCGCTACACCCGGCTCACCAGCTCACCTCCCGCTCGGGCGTCGACGTGATCTTGTGAATGGACAGGTCCGCCCCTTCGAACTCGGCCTCCGCATCCAGTCGCAGGCCAAGCGTCAGCTTGAGCACGCCGTAGACGACGACGCCGCTGAGCAACGCCCAGCCCACGCCGGCTAACGTGCCCACGACCTGCGCCCAGAAGCTCACGCCGCCGATGCCCCCCAGCGCGGTCTGCCCGAAGATGCCCGCAGCGATGCCCCCCCAGGCACCGCACAAGCCATGCAGCGGCCACACGCCCAGCACATCATCCACACGCAGCCGGTTTTGGGTTAGCGTAAACATCGTCACAAATAGCCAACCGGCCACGGCGCCTGTGATCAGTGCCCCGACCGGATGCATGATGTCCGAGCCCGCGCACACGGCCACAAGACCAGCCAAAGGTCCGTTGTGCACGAAACCAGGGTCGTTGCGCCCAGCCACGAGCGCGGCAATCGTGCCGCCCACCAGCGCCATGAGCGAGTTCACCGCCACAAGCCCAGAGATCTTGCTGATGTTCTGTGCGCTCATGACGTTAAAGCCGAACCAACCGACGATGAGAATCCACGAACCCAGCGCAAGAAAGGGAATGCTCGATGGCGGATGCGGGTTGACCCGACCGTCCCGGTAGCGCCCCCTTCGCGCACCCAGCAGCAGCACGGCTGGCAGCGCAATCCAGCCTCCCATCGCATGCACCACCACGGAACCTGCGAAATCGTGGAACTCGGCACCAAAGACGCCCTGGAACCAGGCCTGGACGCCGAATCGCTCGCCCCACACAGCGCCCTCGAACAGCGGGTAGGCCACGCCGACGATGGCTGCTGTGGCGATGAGCTGAGGCCAGAACTTGGCCCGCTCGGCAATCCCACCCGACACGATGGCCGGAACTGCCGCAGCGAAAGTCAGCAGGAAAAAGAATCGGGTGAGCGCGAAGCCGTCATCGAGCTTAAGCTGGGCTGCCGGCACGAAGAAATGCACGCCATAGGCAATGCCGAAGCCGACGAAGTAGTAGGCCAACGTCGCCACCGAAAAGTCGGTCAGGATTTTGACCAGGGCGTTGACCTGGTTTTTTCTGCGCACCGTGCCCAGCTCCAAAAAGGCAAAGCCGGCATGCATGAAGAGCACCAGAATGGCGCCCAAAAGGAGAAACAACACGTCGCTGCTTTGTTGCAGGGCTTGCATCGTAGGGAACTCCGGAATGTAAATTCAGTGCACCATGATTGGGACGTTATCCTTCCAGATGCAAGCAATAAACGTTCCAAAAGCGTGCAAGCGCACCAAAACGGTCCGGCTTGGGAGCAATTCACTGGGGGTTCGCCGAGAAATGACCACCATCGAAGCGTCCGGGACCGCCTTTGCACGCATCAACGCAGTGCGCGCCCCATACAAATGCCCTATTCTGGTGCGTTATGGCGCCCCGTTTTGGCGCATGCGAAGGGCGCCCGGGAAGCCGGCCTGCGTTGGCACCGCTCCCTTCGTGTGTTGCGGGATCGCACCGGACAGGACGCGCAGGAACCGCATTCGATCGGTCACATGGTGCGCGCAGCGCTTGCGGCCCGAAGGCGCATCAGTTCGCGCCGGTGCGGTGCGTTTATGGCGCGGCGCGCCGGCAATTAATCTTTATCCGTTTGGGGCGGACGAAGAGTGCGGCGAAGGGCTAACGCCAGCCCCACCACCAAACTCAGTGCAGCCACACCAATCAGATACACGAAAAAGGGATACACAGACATGGCTCAATGCAATTTCTCGGCGCGCGTTACTCATCCGGTGGACGTCGCGGCGCCCACCACTTCAAGGCGGCATTTGCGCTCAGGCCGCCCACATCACTGAGTTCCAAATGGCGCACTGAAGTTCAACGCCTATGCGCTCGTCTCACGCACCGCGGATCCATCCATGCGGGCCCTCCTCCATTACCCACTCCATGATGCAAACACTGATGTGCTGCAAGATCGTGTTCAAACTTGAGCTCTGCGTCATCAAACGGACTCTTTGCTGATGCGCCCCGTCTCTTCGCGCACGTCGCCCCTGTTGGCTTTGGTCGCGCTTACGCTGATCTGGAGCAGCAACTGGATCGTGATGAAACTGGCCATGCTGTACAGCGGGCCATTCGAGTTCTCCGCGCTTCGCTATGCCGGCGGCACCGCAGCGCTTTTCCTGGTTCTGCGCCTGCGCGGTGAAAATCTGGCGCCGCCGCCACTTGTCCCAACCCTGGTCATCGGTCTTGCGCAGACCACTGGTTTCACGGCCCTGGCCCAATGGGCCCTCGTCCAAGGCGGGGCGGGCAAGACCGCCCTCCTCGTCTACACCATGCCGTTCTGGACCGTGCTGCTGGCCTGGGCTTGGTTACGCGAACGCCTGCGCGCCACGCAAATCGCCAGCCTCGTGCTCGCAGCCTTCGGTCTGCTACTGATCATGCAACCGTGGAAAGCCCATGTCGATCTGCGAAGCGCGGGGCTTGCCGTCGCCGGCGGGGTGAGCTGGGCCATCGGCACGGTGGCAGCAAAGCGCCTTTTCGTGCGCCAAGGCACGGTGCTGTCGCCGCTGCGCCTGACGGCATGGCAAATGCTGACTGGCACGGCCTTTCTCATCGCGCTGGCGTGGTTCGTACCGGAGCGGCCCGTGAGCTGGGCCCCCGGCTTCATTGCGGCGCTGGCCTTCAACATTGTTCTGGCTTCAGGGGTGGCGTGGACTCTGTGGCTTGTCGTGGTGCAACGCCTGCCAGCCGGCATCGCGGGACTCTCGAGCCTGGCGATACCGGTAACAGGCGTCCTGCTGGCATGGGGCCTGCTGGGCGAACGACCGGACGCGGCTGAGGGCTTGGGCATGGTCGTCGTCGCCGCAGCCCTGGTCCTTTTGTTGCGAGCGTCGAGCCGCCGTCGGTGAGCCCGACGTGACTCCGCCGCATGTGCGTCAGCCATGCAGCAGGCGCACGGCGCTGCCTCACGGCCGCATGAGGGTGGACTTGCCAAACAGGCTCTCGATCAGGTCCACCGCCACCTCCGCCGTCCTGTTGCGCAGATCGAAGGCGGGATTGATCTCCATCACGTCCAACGAACCCAGGCACCCCGTATCGCAGATCATCTCCATGCACAGTTGCGCCTCACGATAGCTCGGCCCACCGCGCACCGTGGTGCCCACCCCGGGTGCAATCTCGGGGTCGAGAAAGTCGACGTCAAAGCTCACATGCAAATGGGTATCGCTGTCCAACCCCGCCAGTGCCATATCCATCGTGGCTCGCATGCCGTGCTCGTCGATGAAGCGCATATCGAACACCTCGGGGCCCACGCGGTGGACCAGTTGCTTTTCGCCCGGATCCACGCTTCGAATCCCGATGAAGCGCAGCCAGGCCGGCTCAATGGCGGGCGCGGCGCCGGAGAACTCGAGCAACTCGCGCGGGCCGTGACCGCACAGGCAGGCTGCAGGCATACCGTGCACATTGCCACTTGGCGTGATGGCGCTGGTATTGAAGTCCGCATGCGCGTCCAACCACAGCACGCGCAGACGGCGACCGCGAGCGCGGCAAGATGACGCCACGGCGCTGATGGAACCAATGGCCAAGCTGTGGTCGCCCCCCAGCACAATGGGCAATTGGGAAGCACTCAGTGCATCGGTCACTGCATCGAACACAGCACGATTCCAGGCCGCGACTTCGGGCAGGTGGCGCCATCCATTCACGGGCGGTTGCCAGGGATTTCCTGGGCCCTGCAGGTTACCTGCATCCATCACATGCAGACCCAAGGTCCGCAGCGCCTCGCACAAACCCGCCACGCGCAGGGCTTCCGGGCCCATGGACGCTCCACGCGCGCCCGCCCCAATATCCGTGGGTGCACCAATCAGTCGAACCGGCTTGCTCATTGCCGCCCGCTCCCCGTCTCAGCCGTTGGCAGGCGGAGCATCGTCGGCCACGCCACCGGCATTGCTCGCAGCGTTCAAGCCAAATTCCTCGCATAGAAGGTCCCATGCCTCCTCGGCCGTTTCCACAAAGTGAAAAAGCCCCACATCCTGCGCAGCAATCATCCCGGTTTGCACCAGGTGCTCGAAATCAATCAGCCGTGTCCAGAATGCCCGGTCAAACAACAGGATGGGGCGCTTGCGCACCTTCCCGGTCTGTGTGAGCGTGAGGACTTCAAAGAGCTCATCCAGGGTGCCAAAGCCTCCGGGAAAGCAGACCAGCGCAACCGATCGCATCAAAAAGTGCATCTTGCGCAATGCGAAATAATGAAACTGAAAGCAAAGCTCAGGCGTGATGTAAGGATTGGGCTGCTCCTCGCGCGGAAGCGTAATGTTCAACCCGATGCTTTGGCCTCCAACCTCGAACGCGCCGCGGTTGCCCGCCTCCATGACGCCAGGCCCGCCCCCCGTGACAACCATGATGGGCTGCTCCAGGTTCCTGGACGCCTGCGTCACCAGCGCCGCGAAGCGTCTGGCCTCCTCGTAGTGCCTGGACATGAGCACGCCTTGCCGGGCGCGCGCAATGGCCTGAGCGTCGCCATCGGCCTCGGCCTGACTCAGTCGGTCCTGCGCCAGATCGGGCGGGGCGATGCGCGCGCTGCCGAAGATCACGATCGTGGCCTCGACCCCGTACTGCCGCTGCACCATCTCCGGCTTGAGCAGCTCGAGCTGCATGCGAACCGGGCGCAGATCATCCTGCAGCAAAAATGCCGTATCCGTGAAGGCGAGGCGGTAGCTGCTCTCTGGCCCGGCGTAGCGCGACGGCGTCTTGAGCTTTGCTGCCTCTTCCTGAGCCGATGGGAAATTACGATCGGCGAGGTGTGGTTTGCGTTTCTTGTTCATGCCATGAGCGTAGCGCGATCGTGGGCGATGGCGTCAAACCCTTGGCGGCGCCCAAGTCGCGGCGCAAGCGCCAGCCGCAAAAGACGAGGCGCAGCCGCCCCACCGGGCCTAGTGGCCGCCCATGTGCAAAGCTCTGGCGCAAGGTCAATGAGCCACCGACGGCAATTGATGCCCCATGGCCGCACCCTTGGACAGAGCCGTGAGATAGACAACCAGATCGACCATCTCCGGACTGTCGTAGCCGGGGGGCTGACCCATAATGCCGGCCCGCACGCAGTGCACGATCTGGCGCTCGAGTGTGTAGACGGAGTGCGTTTTGGCCTTGAACTTGGGATAGTTGGACGCCGCCCCAATGAGACTGGGCAAGTGCGCACCCGACGGCGTCACGCCTTCCGTCAGGCCTCCGCTAGTGTGGCAGGCAGCGCAGCTCATCAGGTGGCTTCCAAACGCGCCAGCGGGCACCCAGGTCTGTTTGCTTCCGAAGCTGTCCTGCGCAAAAATCTTCGCGCCATCTTGCACGGCCTGCTCCATCGTGGTGGCCGGCCGCACGCGCATGGGCCCAGCCTTGGGAGGAACCGCGGCAAAGGCGTTTCCAGCACTGGCCATCAGCGCGACGGCAAAAGCCACACCACACAGGTTGGCCCACGCTGGGCGAAAAGTTGCTTGCTTCATCACGGGCGTCTCCAGATTGAATGTCGATGGCCTCGGCGCGCAGCGCTTGCCTAGCAAGCCGCCGCCTCAATGCATTTTCGGGCCACGCGCCCGCCTTGCCT
It includes:
- a CDS encoding DMT family transporter, which codes for MRPVSSRTSPLLALVALTLIWSSNWIVMKLAMLYSGPFEFSALRYAGGTAALFLVLRLRGENLAPPPLVPTLVIGLAQTTGFTALAQWALVQGGAGKTALLVYTMPFWTVLLAWAWLRERLRATQIASLVLAAFGLLLIMQPWKAHVDLRSAGLAVAGGVSWAIGTVAAKRLFVRQGTVLSPLRLTAWQMLTGTAFLIALAWFVPERPVSWAPGFIAALAFNIVLASGVAWTLWLVVVQRLPAGIAGLSSLAIPVTGVLLAWGLLGERPDAAEGLGMVVVAAALVLLLRASSRRR
- the ald gene encoding alanine dehydrogenase, giving the protein MHVGVPKEIKVHEYRVGLTPDAVRELTHHGHRVLVQTGAGAGIGADDAAYQAAGAQIASDAASVFAQAEMIVKVKEPQPDECRMLRQDQVLFTYLHLAPDPDQAGLLLQSGCTAIAYETVTDAHGGLPLLAPMSEVAGRMAIQVGAVALQKASGGRGVLLGGVPGVAPGDVVVIGGGTVGTHAARMAVGLGARVTVFDKSLPRLRQLDELFDGRVNTQYSTLHALDMAVTQADLIVGAVLVPGAAAPKLIRREQLARMRPGAVIVDVAIDQGGCFSTSHATTHDEPTYVVDGIVHYCVANMPGAVARTSTYALNNATLPFTLALANKGWKQACAEDAHLGHGLNVQAGRITHPAVAQALNLPYTPIAKVLGKAVEAIAA
- a CDS encoding ammonium transporter, whose protein sequence is MQALQQSSDVLFLLLGAILVLFMHAGFAFLELGTVRRKNQVNALVKILTDFSVATLAYYFVGFGIAYGVHFFVPAAQLKLDDGFALTRFFFLLTFAAAVPAIVSGGIAERAKFWPQLIATAAIVGVAYPLFEGAVWGERFGVQAWFQGVFGAEFHDFAGSVVVHAMGGWIALPAVLLLGARRGRYRDGRVNPHPPSSIPFLALGSWILIVGWFGFNVMSAQNISKISGLVAVNSLMALVGGTIAALVAGRNDPGFVHNGPLAGLVAVCAGSDIMHPVGALITGAVAGWLFVTMFTLTQNRLRVDDVLGVWPLHGLCGAWGGIAAGIFGQTALGGIGGVSFWAQVVGTLAGVGWALLSGVVVYGVLKLTLGLRLDAEAEFEGADLSIHKITSTPEREVSW
- the rocF gene encoding arginase, with protein sequence MSKPVRLIGAPTDIGAGARGASMGPEALRVAGLCEALRTLGLHVMDAGNLQGPGNPWQPPVNGWRHLPEVAAWNRAVFDAVTDALSASQLPIVLGGDHSLAIGSISAVASSCRARGRRLRVLWLDAHADFNTSAITPSGNVHGMPAACLCGHGPRELLEFSGAAPAIEPAWLRFIGIRSVDPGEKQLVHRVGPEVFDMRFIDEHGMRATMDMALAGLDSDTHLHVSFDVDFLDPEIAPGVGTTVRGGPSYREAQLCMEMICDTGCLGSLDVMEINPAFDLRNRTAEVAVDLIESLFGKSTLMRP
- a CDS encoding TIGR00730 family Rossman fold protein; its protein translation is MNKKRKPHLADRNFPSAQEEAAKLKTPSRYAGPESSYRLAFTDTAFLLQDDLRPVRMQLELLKPEMVQRQYGVEATIVIFGSARIAPPDLAQDRLSQAEADGDAQAIARARQGVLMSRHYEEARRFAALVTQASRNLEQPIMVVTGGGPGVMEAGNRGAFEVGGQSIGLNITLPREEQPNPYITPELCFQFHYFALRKMHFLMRSVALVCFPGGFGTLDELFEVLTLTQTGKVRKRPILLFDRAFWTRLIDFEHLVQTGMIAAQDVGLFHFVETAEEAWDLLCEEFGLNAASNAGGVADDAPPANG
- a CDS encoding Lrp/AsnC family transcriptional regulator codes for the protein MIELDHHDRAILGILQTDASVANATLADRVGLSASACLRRVQRLERDGVIARVVALLDACAIGRATTVFIEVTLDSQREEVLGAFERAAAGCPDILECHLMAGDFDYLLRIAVNGPQEYERLHKQELSRLPHVVRIKSSFALRTVVKRTDYPL